A section of the Nitrospinaceae bacterium genome encodes:
- a CDS encoding oxidoreductase, which yields MKKLTAGIIGCGRIGSLLEEDPLRGKPCTHAGGFTSLPSVKLTAGCDIDASRLKKFGKRWGVDRLYTDYRELLNQESPDIVCIATWTHLHASMVIEAARSGVKGIFCEKPLSIDLSEGRKMVRACEKNAVPLIINHERRWDPHYQKAKSIIDSGKIGEVRTIIGNALSWKPPKIPVDSHGGGALFHDGTHLTDLFLFFGGPMDWVSGHEVRPHGKKYIEETASAMLRFKSGALGFIEGGGARNYFNFELDIQGSKGRLLIGNDGRKLYLTKTSKRFTGFQELQPANFPEPKRLQSPFTGGAKDMVRCIRTGRDSVSSGRDGLKALEVILAIYQSAQSNGKRVKLK from the coding sequence ATGAAAAAATTAACCGCAGGGATCATCGGTTGCGGAAGAATCGGCAGTCTTCTAGAAGAAGACCCCCTGCGTGGAAAACCCTGCACCCATGCCGGAGGGTTTACCTCCCTTCCTTCGGTTAAACTGACGGCAGGATGCGATATCGATGCATCCCGGCTCAAAAAATTCGGCAAGCGTTGGGGCGTTGACCGGCTTTATACGGATTACCGTGAACTGCTCAATCAGGAAAGCCCCGACATCGTCTGCATCGCCACCTGGACGCACCTTCACGCAAGCATGGTCATAGAAGCCGCCCGGTCTGGAGTGAAAGGAATATTTTGCGAAAAACCCTTGAGCATCGATCTCTCCGAGGGCCGGAAAATGGTGAGAGCCTGTGAAAAAAATGCAGTTCCACTTATCATCAACCATGAACGGCGCTGGGATCCCCACTACCAAAAGGCCAAAAGCATTATCGACTCGGGAAAGATCGGAGAGGTGCGCACCATCATCGGCAATGCGCTGAGCTGGAAGCCGCCGAAAATCCCCGTGGACTCACATGGAGGCGGCGCTTTGTTCCATGATGGAACTCATTTGACGGATCTTTTTTTATTTTTCGGCGGCCCCATGGATTGGGTGTCCGGTCACGAGGTGCGGCCCCATGGAAAAAAATACATTGAGGAAACCGCTTCGGCCATGTTGCGCTTTAAAAGCGGGGCCCTGGGATTCATCGAAGGAGGCGGCGCGAGAAATTATTTTAATTTTGAACTGGACATTCAGGGTTCCAAGGGCCGTCTTCTCATCGGAAATGACGGAAGAAAGCTCTATTTGACTAAAACGAGCAAACGCTTCACCGGATTTCAGGAGTTGCAACCGGCGAATTTTCCAGAACCCAAACGTCTTCAAAGCCCCTTTACAGGCGGCGCTAAGGATATGGTCCGTTGTATTCGAACCGGCCGGGACAGCGTCTCCAGCGGACGCGACGGATTGAAAGCCTTGGAGGTCATCCTGGCCATTTATCAATCGGCCCAGTCAAATGGGAAACGGGTAAAATTGAAATGA
- a CDS encoding ABC transporter ATP-binding protein, producing the protein MIEVENLTKFYGPRPAIKGITFNVNKGEVVGFLGPNGAGKSTTMNILCCIMPATSGSAKICGHDVFEESMEIRKKIGYLPETPPLYPDMTVTSYLRFAAKIRRVPSNKVSTAVDRVLEKCVLKAVRDRIIQRLSKGFQQRVGLAQSMIHDPEILILDEPTIGLDPIQIIEIRKLIQELASSHTIILSSHILPEITQICKRVIILHEGEIAAVDSLEGLTASLNKSDRFILKVRNSQNGISDKLKTLDKVVSVKKENDGQFLVESEMGSHVQDQVARLALENSWGIEELKLVSMTLEDIFLRLTLEENEPKKENNGVNA; encoded by the coding sequence ATGATTGAAGTCGAAAATTTGACCAAATTTTACGGCCCCCGGCCAGCGATAAAGGGCATCACCTTTAATGTTAACAAAGGCGAGGTGGTCGGGTTTCTCGGCCCCAACGGAGCGGGGAAATCCACCACCATGAATATTCTTTGTTGCATCATGCCCGCCACCAGCGGTTCCGCTAAAATCTGCGGCCACGATGTTTTTGAAGAGTCGATGGAAATCCGCAAAAAGATCGGCTACCTGCCGGAAACACCTCCCCTGTACCCGGACATGACCGTGACCAGCTATCTGAGATTTGCGGCCAAAATCCGCCGGGTTCCGTCCAATAAGGTTTCAACTGCCGTGGACCGGGTCCTCGAAAAGTGCGTGTTGAAGGCGGTGCGAGATAGAATCATCCAGCGCCTTTCCAAAGGGTTCCAGCAACGGGTGGGGTTGGCGCAATCCATGATCCATGACCCGGAAATCCTCATTCTCGATGAACCCACCATCGGCCTCGATCCGATTCAGATCATTGAAATCCGCAAATTGATTCAGGAACTGGCCAGCTCACATACCATCATACTGAGTTCGCATATCCTTCCCGAGATCACTCAGATCTGTAAGCGGGTGATCATCCTGCATGAAGGGGAAATCGCGGCGGTAGACTCCTTGGAGGGATTGACAGCCTCGCTAAATAAAAGTGACCGCTTTATATTGAAAGTGCGCAACAGTCAAAACGGAATTTCCGACAAATTGAAAACCCTGGATAAAGTCGTTTCCGTCAAGAAAGAAAACGACGGTCAGTTTCTGGTCGAAAGCGAGATGGGCTCGCACGTCCAGGACCAGGTGGCGCGTCTGGCCCTGGAAAATTCCTGGGGCATTGAAGAGTTAAAGCTCGTCTCGATGACCCTTGAGGATATTTTCCTGCGCCTGACCTTGGAAGAAAACGAACCGAAAAAAGAAAACAATGGAGTCAACGCATGA